Proteins co-encoded in one Streptomyces roseochromogenus subsp. oscitans DS 12.976 genomic window:
- a CDS encoding helix-turn-helix domain-containing protein, which produces MARARNRPDPDAGPLERFAYDLQVLREKSGALDYRSMARRVGCAPSTLSTAAAGKRLPTLETTLAFVCACGGGLEAQAEWTRRWEHVRTELNRQPSGEMAGLSADRGMAGDHTLPDKPTAQENIASGGVASGLIKSERRYGRRMGVLIVCAAAASVITATGLVGANGDHSPRAHIASHGSPRITVSSASPTTATAPTPEPERRHGPLIMIPGRAVDLDSLAPDWAEQAAPGPTSTDVEFDFSDHALTGLRNADMAVLPPGSTGTFSECALEQNYGVALAAHDIRPGRLLCDITSDNRVALLRVTDVQHDAVGTPDQVTFDAVVWVRPHKN; this is translated from the coding sequence ACTACCGGTCGATGGCACGTCGAGTCGGCTGCGCGCCCAGTACGTTGTCCACCGCCGCGGCCGGGAAGCGGCTTCCCACTTTGGAGACCACGCTGGCCTTCGTGTGTGCGTGTGGGGGAGGCCTGGAAGCGCAGGCCGAGTGGACTCGGCGTTGGGAGCATGTCCGCACCGAACTGAATCGGCAACCCAGCGGTGAGATGGCCGGGCTGAGCGCGGACCGCGGTATGGCCGGAGACCACACCCTTCCGGACAAGCCAACCGCGCAGGAGAACATTGCGAGCGGTGGCGTCGCCTCCGGGCTGATCAAGTCCGAAAGGCGATACGGCAGAAGGATGGGCGTGCTGATCGTATGCGCTGCGGCTGCCTCGGTCATCACAGCAACAGGGCTCGTCGGCGCGAACGGCGATCACAGTCCCCGCGCGCACATCGCTTCCCACGGTTCACCGCGGATTACCGTGTCGTCAGCGAGCCCGACCACCGCAACCGCGCCAACCCCTGAGCCCGAGCGGAGGCACGGCCCGCTGATCATGATCCCGGGTCGTGCCGTGGACCTGGACTCGCTTGCCCCGGACTGGGCCGAGCAAGCCGCTCCCGGCCCCACCAGCACCGACGTCGAGTTCGACTTCTCTGATCACGCGCTGACCGGACTCCGCAACGCCGACATGGCCGTCCTCCCTCCCGGTAGCACGGGCACCTTCAGCGAATGCGCGCTCGAGCAGAATTACGGAGTCGCTCTTGCCGCCCACGACATCCGGCCCGGACGGTTGCTGTGCGATATCACCAGCGACAACAGGGTCGCCCTGCTACGCGTGACCGACGTACAGCACGATGCGGTCGGCACTCCGGACCAGGTGACCTTCGACGCTGTTGTCTGGGTCCGCCCCCACAAGAACTGA
- a CDS encoding DUF2690 domain-containing protein, whose protein sequence is MLPHSRIRATTLRVLAASVATAGLLLLPATSAHAATAQPASTGPCYTSPSQKNCDRQDPIKQGCNADAVTVAGFTVTRPWGKIELRWSNHCKPNWTRFTAAYESTWAVNVERQSPHLQVGEAVEIAAGGQHYTDMVYAPGPAQACANDVNSDNGACTGYTK, encoded by the coding sequence GTGCTGCCACATTCCCGGATACGCGCAACGACGTTGCGCGTTCTGGCCGCGTCCGTAGCCACTGCGGGGCTGCTCCTTCTTCCCGCCACGAGTGCCCACGCGGCAACCGCCCAGCCCGCGTCGACCGGCCCCTGTTACACCAGCCCGAGCCAGAAGAACTGCGACAGGCAGGACCCGATCAAGCAGGGCTGCAACGCGGACGCGGTCACCGTGGCGGGGTTCACCGTCACGAGGCCGTGGGGGAAGATCGAACTGCGCTGGTCGAACCACTGCAAGCCCAACTGGACTCGCTTCACTGCCGCTTACGAGAGCACGTGGGCCGTCAACGTGGAGCGTCAGAGCCCGCATCTCCAGGTGGGCGAGGCCGTCGAGATCGCCGCGGGGGGCCAGCACTACACGGACATGGTGTACGCGCCAGGGCCGGCGCAGGCATGCGCCAACGACGTCAACAGCGACAACGGCGCCTGCACCGGGTACACGAAGTGA
- a CDS encoding class I SAM-dependent methyltransferase, giving the protein MPTLPREQPEPSPAEPHKARRTAESFGVDAQRYDQARPAYPDALVARIVAGSPGPDVLDIGCGTGIAARQFQAAGCTVLGVEPDARMADFARARGLEVEVAAFEAWQPAGRTFDSVVAAQSWHWVDPVAGTVKAARVLRPEGRLAIFGHVYEPPAEVAEPFAAAFRRVAPDSPLSSQPARRPLDLYQAGYAKFADKIRETEQFNDPEQWRFDWQQSYTRDQWLDLLPTTGGLTQLRPDQLAEILDAVGDAIDSMGGRFTMNYTTLAATAVRVDTP; this is encoded by the coding sequence ATGCCCACCTTACCGCGAGAACAACCAGAACCATCCCCAGCAGAGCCGCATAAGGCCCGACGGACGGCCGAGTCGTTCGGCGTGGATGCCCAACGCTACGACCAAGCCCGGCCCGCCTACCCCGATGCACTGGTGGCGCGGATCGTCGCAGGGAGCCCCGGGCCCGACGTGCTCGACATCGGCTGCGGCACCGGCATCGCAGCCCGTCAGTTCCAAGCCGCTGGGTGCACCGTGCTCGGCGTCGAGCCCGATGCGCGGATGGCCGATTTCGCACGAGCCCGTGGCCTGGAGGTCGAGGTGGCGGCCTTCGAAGCCTGGCAGCCCGCCGGCCGGACGTTCGACTCGGTCGTCGCCGCCCAGTCGTGGCACTGGGTGGATCCGGTCGCCGGCACCGTGAAGGCGGCACGTGTACTGCGTCCAGAGGGACGGCTGGCGATCTTCGGGCACGTGTACGAGCCGCCTGCCGAGGTGGCTGAACCGTTTGCCGCTGCCTTCCGGCGGGTGGCGCCCGACTCCCCGCTCAGCAGTCAACCTGCCCGACGCCCGCTCGACCTCTACCAGGCAGGATACGCGAAGTTCGCCGACAAGATCCGGGAGACCGAACAGTTCAACGACCCCGAACAGTGGCGATTCGACTGGCAGCAGTCCTACACGCGCGACCAATGGCTGGACCTGCTGCCCACCACCGGCGGCCTCACCCAACTCCGTCCCGATCAGCTGGCCGAAATACTGGACGCGGTCGGGGACGCCATCGACTCCATGGGCGGGCGCTTCACGATGAACTACACGACTCTGGCCGCGACCGCCGTGCGCGTCGACACCCCCTGA
- a CDS encoding TetR/AcrR family transcriptional regulator has protein sequence MPTGVHLRDARQQLFDAAERVLLRDGPNGLTSRAVTDEAGCAKGVLHRHFADFDAFLTDLVLDRAAQLETQARVLRESAGTGTVADNLTSALASLFGPIPVALIPLITFRDELRARLRQARPGGGIAILAQATTAISIYLADERGLGRIAADADIDSLTLSLVGGGHLLFADRDPGPPTTAAVNKLVTAVIADAVQRRPA, from the coding sequence GTGCCAACTGGGGTGCACCTCCGCGACGCGCGGCAGCAACTGTTCGACGCTGCTGAACGCGTGCTTCTGCGGGACGGGCCGAACGGGCTGACCAGCCGGGCCGTCACCGACGAGGCGGGCTGTGCCAAAGGCGTCTTGCATCGGCACTTCGCCGACTTCGACGCCTTCCTCACCGACCTCGTGCTCGACCGGGCCGCACAGCTTGAGACGCAGGCGAGGGTGCTGCGTGAGTCCGCCGGAACTGGCACGGTGGCCGACAACCTCACCAGCGCGCTGGCCAGCCTGTTCGGACCGATTCCGGTGGCACTCATCCCGCTCATCACCTTCCGGGATGAGCTGCGCGCACGGCTGCGGCAAGCCAGGCCAGGAGGCGGTATCGCGATCCTCGCCCAGGCAACGACTGCGATCTCGATCTATCTGGCCGACGAGCGTGGCCTGGGCCGCATCGCGGCCGACGCCGATATCGACTCACTCACCCTCTCCCTGGTCGGTGGCGGGCATCTCCTGTTCGCAGACCGCGACCCCGGACCGCCGACCACGGCCGCCGTCAACAAGCTCGTGACAGCGGTTATCGCCGATGCCGTGCAACGACGACCGGCCTAG